Proteins co-encoded in one Nitratireductor kimnyeongensis genomic window:
- the coaBC gene encoding bifunctional phosphopantothenoylcysteine decarboxylase/phosphopantothenate--cysteine ligase CoaBC — MTAPQQTLRKTRILLLIGGGIAAYKCLDLIRRLRERGASVRCVMTKAAQEFITPLSVGALCADHVFTDLFDRQDEHDIGHIRLSREADLLVVAPATADLMAKLATGQANDLASTVLLATDKPVLMAPAMNPHMWGHPATQRNAGTLREDGVHFIGPNRGEMAERGEAGEGRMAEPLEIVAAIETLLDTGEKPLAGRKVIVTSGPTHEVIDPVRYIANRSSGKQGHAIAAALARLGASVHLVSGPVSIPDPQGVTTTHVETARQMREAVEAALPADAGVFVAAVADWRPAVETAEKIKKKPGQGAPTLALTENPDILAGVGHHEKRPELVIGFAAETQDLFKNARAKLNKKGADIIVANDVSHDSGVGPGGVMGGDRNSVVIVSQDGHDEWPEMGKDDVAERLAQLIADRLGPKG, encoded by the coding sequence ATGACAGCCCCGCAGCAGACCCTTCGCAAAACGCGCATCCTGCTTCTGATCGGGGGCGGTATCGCAGCCTATAAATGCCTTGACCTGATCCGCCGCCTGCGCGAGCGCGGGGCCAGCGTGCGTTGCGTGATGACAAAGGCTGCACAGGAATTCATCACGCCCCTTTCGGTGGGAGCGCTCTGCGCGGACCATGTCTTCACAGATCTGTTCGACCGACAGGACGAGCACGATATCGGCCATATCCGTCTATCGCGGGAGGCGGATCTCCTTGTCGTCGCGCCAGCCACAGCGGACCTGATGGCAAAGCTTGCCACCGGCCAGGCCAACGATCTCGCATCGACTGTGCTGCTGGCCACCGATAAGCCTGTTCTCATGGCGCCGGCCATGAACCCCCATATGTGGGGGCACCCGGCCACACAGCGCAATGCCGGGACGCTCCGGGAAGACGGGGTGCACTTCATCGGTCCCAATCGGGGGGAAATGGCCGAAAGGGGCGAAGCGGGCGAGGGCCGGATGGCCGAACCGCTGGAGATCGTGGCGGCCATCGAGACACTGCTTGATACAGGCGAGAAGCCGCTTGCGGGCCGCAAGGTGATCGTGACGTCCGGTCCGACCCATGAAGTGATCGACCCGGTCCGGTACATCGCCAACCGTTCCTCGGGCAAACAGGGCCACGCCATCGCTGCGGCACTTGCCCGCCTCGGGGCTTCGGTTCACCTCGTTTCGGGGCCCGTCTCCATTCCGGACCCGCAGGGTGTCACGACCACCCATGTGGAGACGGCGCGCCAGATGCGCGAGGCTGTGGAAGCAGCCCTGCCGGCAGATGCCGGGGTATTCGTCGCTGCCGTCGCCGACTGGCGCCCGGCGGTCGAGACCGCCGAAAAGATCAAGAAGAAGCCTGGGCAGGGCGCCCCTACGCTTGCACTGACCGAAAACCCGGACATTCTTGCTGGTGTCGGCCACCATGAGAAGCGTCCGGAACTCGTCATCGGCTTCGCTGCCGAAACACAGGACCTGTTCAAGAATGCGCGCGCCAAGCTGAACAAGAAGGGCGCCGACATTATCGTCGCCAACGATGTCTCGCATGATAGCGGCGTTGGCCCCGGCGGGGTGATGGGTGGCGACCGCAACAGCGTGGTGATCGTCAGTCAGGACGGACATGACGAATGGCCGGAAATGGGCAAGGACGACGTTGCCGAACGTCTGGCACAGCTCATAGCCGATCGGCTCGGACCAAAAGGATGA
- a CDS encoding VOC family protein has protein sequence MLQIALTSILVDDQDKAEAFYTDVLGFRKKQDFPAGGARWLTVVTMGVENGTELLLEPMGYDFAHTYQKALFDAGLPCATFASEDVQAEYDRLKALGVVFRGEPTRMEGMPTIAVFEDTCGNLIQMFETP, from the coding sequence ATGCTGCAGATAGCACTGACGAGCATCCTTGTGGATGATCAGGACAAGGCTGAGGCATTTTACACGGATGTGCTGGGTTTCCGGAAGAAGCAGGACTTTCCGGCCGGCGGGGCCCGCTGGCTGACCGTTGTGACAATGGGAGTCGAGAACGGCACCGAGCTTCTGCTGGAACCCATGGGCTATGACTTCGCGCACACATATCAAAAGGCACTTTTTGACGCGGGCCTTCCCTGCGCGACTTTTGCCAGCGAGGATGTCCAGGCAGAATATGACCGGCTGAAAGCGCTGGGCGTGGTGTTTCGTGGAGAGCCGACCCGGATGGAGGGGATGCCGACCATAGCGGTGTTCGAGGACACGTGCGGTAATCTCATCCAGATGTTCGAGACGCCGTAA
- a CDS encoding MliC family protein, producing MPRPILSLIALLAIFSQAHAATMEIDLPDAESVEAAAVTYACPGGDIDVTYYNAGDTSLAVAMIDGTSVVMSNVLAASGAKYAGGPYVWWTKGDDADLYDLMKGEGAEPVSCSTKN from the coding sequence ATGCCCCGTCCCATTTTGTCGCTGATCGCTCTCCTCGCAATTTTCTCTCAAGCTCACGCGGCAACGATGGAGATTGATCTTCCCGACGCAGAGAGCGTTGAGGCTGCAGCGGTAACTTATGCGTGTCCGGGCGGCGATATCGACGTCACCTATTACAACGCCGGCGACACGTCACTTGCGGTCGCCATGATTGACGGCACTTCGGTGGTGATGAGCAATGTGCTGGCCGCCTCAGGGGCGAAATACGCTGGTGGACCCTATGTCTGGTGGACGAAGGGTGACGATGCCGATCTCTACGATCTGATGAAGGGTGAGGGCGCAGAACCCGTGTCCTGTAGCACAAAAAACTAA
- a CDS encoding ArsR/SmtB family transcription factor translates to MVEYLSSELDAVFHALSDPTRRAMLHRLSAGERSVSQLAQPFDMSLAGASKHVKVLEGAGLVSRRVEGRTHYCRLEAARLAGAQAWFRYYERFWTNRIDTLQAILEAEDRERAIRKDSQGKPPVTGT, encoded by the coding sequence ATGGTTGAATATCTGTCGTCTGAACTCGATGCTGTTTTCCATGCCCTCTCGGATCCAACGAGACGTGCGATGCTGCATCGCCTTTCCGCTGGTGAGCGTAGCGTCTCGCAGCTGGCACAGCCCTTCGACATGTCGCTGGCCGGGGCTTCCAAACATGTGAAGGTTCTGGAAGGCGCGGGTCTCGTCAGCCGGCGTGTGGAGGGGCGCACCCATTATTGCCGGCTGGAGGCCGCACGCCTTGCCGGCGCTCAGGCTTGGTTCCGCTACTATGAGCGGTTCTGGACCAACCGCATCGACACGTTGCAGGCAATTCTGGAAGCCGAAGATCGAGAGCGCGCCATCAGGAAAGATTCACAGGGAAAACCACCGGTCACAGGGACATGA
- a CDS encoding VOC family protein — MNVSAKPEAHARPDAAPKLVGGRNIAMKVPPHQYDETVRFYRDVLGMEQIEELLPAVGFRFGANQLWIDKMPGMSQSELWLEIVTDDTKAAAARLEAAGIARCDEIEPLGENFDGFWISSPAQIIHLVDNKTGAW, encoded by the coding sequence ATGAATGTGTCTGCTAAGCCGGAAGCTCACGCACGGCCCGACGCCGCACCGAAGCTCGTCGGCGGACGAAACATCGCCATGAAGGTGCCGCCGCATCAGTATGACGAGACGGTGCGCTTCTATCGGGATGTTCTCGGCATGGAGCAAATCGAGGAGCTTCTGCCCGCTGTCGGCTTCCGCTTCGGAGCCAACCAGCTTTGGATCGACAAGATGCCGGGCATGAGCCAGTCGGAACTCTGGCTGGAAATCGTGACCGACGATACCAAGGCAGCCGCCGCTCGGCTGGAAGCGGCGGGCATCGCGCGTTGCGACGAGATCGAACCGCTGGGCGAAAATTTCGACGGCTTCTGGATATCGAGCCCCGCTCAGATCATCCATCTGGTCGACAATAAGACCGGCGCCTGGTGA
- a CDS encoding pirin family protein, translated as MSIRPVKQISQAQPTIEGAGVRLDRAFGFGDPKLADPFLLLDDFRNDRPEDYQAGFPWHPHRGIETITYVLAGSVDHADSLGNAGSLGAGDVQWMTAGSGILHQEMPHGDRQGRMHGFQLWANLPSSEKMATPRYQDVKAGDIPEVIDDDGTRVRIVVGEFWGKRGPVDGIAADPQYLDVWVPPGRRKILPVDTYRSAFAYIFEGSGTFRDASRPFGVLVEKEVAGEELHLRDMSGDRTLVVFDTGDEVVVQAGEQGIRFLLVSGKPIQEPVAWHGPIVMNTRQELMQAFNELNAGTFIREGAKS; from the coding sequence ATGTCCATTCGTCCCGTAAAGCAGATTTCGCAAGCTCAGCCCACGATTGAGGGTGCCGGAGTTCGCCTTGATAGGGCATTCGGTTTCGGCGATCCGAAGCTGGCTGACCCGTTTTTGCTGCTCGATGACTTCCGAAACGACCGTCCCGAAGACTATCAGGCCGGATTCCCCTGGCACCCGCATCGCGGCATCGAAACGATCACCTATGTGCTGGCCGGAAGTGTCGATCATGCCGACAGTCTCGGCAATGCCGGCTCACTCGGTGCTGGGGACGTGCAATGGATGACGGCCGGCAGTGGTATCCTCCACCAGGAAATGCCGCATGGCGACAGGCAGGGCCGCATGCATGGCTTCCAGCTCTGGGCCAATCTTCCGTCCAGCGAAAAGATGGCGACGCCACGCTATCAGGACGTGAAGGCGGGCGACATTCCCGAAGTGATCGATGACGACGGCACGCGGGTTCGTATTGTGGTTGGCGAGTTCTGGGGCAAGCGCGGTCCCGTCGACGGCATTGCCGCCGATCCGCAATATCTCGATGTCTGGGTGCCGCCGGGGCGGCGCAAGATCCTGCCTGTCGATACCTATCGCAGCGCGTTTGCCTATATCTTCGAGGGATCCGGCACGTTCCGCGATGCCTCCAGGCCTTTCGGCGTGCTGGTGGAAAAGGAAGTCGCCGGCGAGGAGTTGCATCTTCGCGACATGAGCGGGGACCGCACGCTGGTCGTTTTCGACACCGGCGACGAGGTGGTGGTGCAGGCCGGTGAACAGGGCATCCGTTTCCTGCTCGTATCGGGCAAGCCCATCCAGGAGCCCGTCGCCTGGCACGGTCCTATTGTCATGAACACGCGTCAGGAACTGATGCAAGCGTTCAATGAACTGAATGCCGGCACCTTCATCCGTGAGGGAGCGAAGTCCTGA
- a CDS encoding type II toxin-antitoxin system VapC family toxin has product MAVRCETKFVIDTSALIAVLNGDDDAPMFLQAFLDAEQALISTTTTFEAHYVARHIALIDGTARLNTLLKSVGAETVDFDDRQLSIARRAYAIYGIGTEHKAALNIGDCFAYALARSTNLPLLFKGDDFVHTDIEPAMKPS; this is encoded by the coding sequence ATGGCCGTACGTTGTGAAACGAAATTCGTCATCGACACGTCGGCGTTGATAGCTGTTCTGAATGGCGACGACGATGCGCCGATGTTCCTGCAAGCTTTCCTTGATGCCGAGCAGGCCCTAATCAGCACCACAACCACCTTCGAGGCGCACTATGTTGCGAGGCACATCGCGTTGATCGATGGAACCGCACGGCTGAACACGCTTCTCAAGTCGGTGGGGGCGGAAACCGTGGATTTCGACGACCGGCAATTGAGCATCGCCCGCAGGGCTTATGCGATCTACGGTATAGGGACCGAACACAAGGCCGCGCTCAACATTGGTGACTGCTTCGCTTACGCGCTTGCCCGCAGCACTAACCTGCCGCTTCTTTTCAAGGGCGACGATTTCGTCCATACCGATATCGAGCCAGCCATGAAGCCTTCGTAA
- a CDS encoding GNAT family N-acetyltransferase encodes MTLQTPILETERLVLRAHSITDFDAFARLWSLPETTRFTSGKPLTEEDAWRRLAAHRGMWDLMGFGYFAVTEKATSAFLGDAGVQEARRTITPSVLGTLEAGWVFLPEVHGRGYAKEAMEAVFVWCSQAHGGKAITCIIDEENAPSLKLAERLGFVEKARAEYKDRPSIVFWRDQSIEPPAALMPSIVSDM; translated from the coding sequence ATGACTTTGCAAACCCCGATTCTCGAGACGGAGCGTCTCGTGCTGCGTGCGCACTCGATCACTGATTTCGATGCCTTCGCCCGCCTGTGGTCGCTGCCTGAAACCACACGCTTTACCTCGGGCAAACCGCTCACCGAGGAAGATGCCTGGCGCCGTCTCGCCGCGCATCGGGGCATGTGGGACCTGATGGGTTTCGGATATTTTGCCGTGACGGAAAAGGCGACCAGCGCTTTTCTGGGCGATGCGGGTGTTCAGGAAGCACGGCGCACCATTACCCCTTCTGTTTTGGGCACACTGGAGGCGGGATGGGTCTTCCTGCCGGAGGTCCACGGCAGGGGGTATGCGAAAGAAGCCATGGAAGCGGTGTTTGTCTGGTGCTCGCAGGCGCACGGTGGCAAAGCGATCACGTGCATCATCGATGAGGAAAACGCTCCCTCGCTCAAACTTGCAGAGCGCCTCGGCTTTGTTGAAAAGGCGCGAGCCGAATACAAGGACCGTCCGAGCATCGTTTTCTGGCGCGACCAGAGCATCGAACCACCTGCAGCGTTAATGCCCTCGATTGTCTCCGACATGTGA
- a CDS encoding FitA-like ribbon-helix-helix domain-containing protein encodes MSGIECSRLAGVPHTCRGVMIEVFCDGATMATLTIRNVDEKVRRALKKQAAENDVSMEEEVRRILVKSVNPTQITRDKNARHRIELIESISMRPIGPFDLKAITDEIWNGRTL; translated from the coding sequence ATGTCCGGAATTGAATGCAGCCGTCTGGCAGGCGTGCCGCACACCTGCCGCGGCGTGATGATTGAAGTGTTTTGTGATGGGGCAACGATGGCGACACTGACCATCCGAAATGTGGACGAAAAAGTCCGACGCGCTTTGAAAAAGCAGGCTGCCGAAAACGACGTCTCGATGGAAGAAGAGGTGCGTCGAATACTCGTAAAAAGCGTTAACCCCACTCAAATTACACGCGACAAGAATGCTCGCCATCGCATAGAGCTGATCGAATCGATCTCAATGAGACCCATCGGCCCGTTTGATCTGAAGGCCATCACAGACGAGATCTGGAATGGCCGTACGTTGTGA
- a CDS encoding SRPBCC family protein → MKQKDENGFGVATAPDEVRFERYLPGPVERIWSYLTEADKRRRWLAGGEMEPRAGGSAKLLFRHSEFTDEDPPEVYREMNEKGFLSEGRILAWDAPRFLAMTWPGDGADSQVEFELFPEGERVLLVVTHKRLADREEMINVSGGWHAHLTVLQAVLAGEKAPPFWSQIAALETAYAARFNEQ, encoded by the coding sequence ATGAAACAGAAAGACGAGAATGGTTTCGGCGTCGCCACGGCACCCGACGAGGTTCGTTTCGAGAGATATCTTCCGGGCCCGGTCGAACGCATTTGGTCCTATCTGACCGAAGCGGACAAGCGCCGGCGATGGCTGGCGGGCGGAGAGATGGAGCCACGTGCTGGTGGTTCCGCAAAACTCCTTTTCCGCCATTCCGAGTTCACCGACGAAGACCCGCCCGAGGTCTACAGGGAAATGAACGAGAAGGGATTTCTCTCCGAGGGGCGGATCCTTGCGTGGGATGCACCGCGGTTTCTGGCCATGACCTGGCCGGGAGATGGTGCCGATAGCCAGGTCGAATTCGAGCTCTTCCCCGAGGGCGAAAGGGTTCTCCTGGTCGTGACCCACAAACGCCTCGCCGACCGGGAGGAGATGATCAATGTCTCCGGTGGTTGGCATGCGCATCTGACGGTTCTGCAAGCGGTACTTGCAGGCGAGAAGGCACCGCCCTTCTGGTCGCAGATCGCTGCGCTGGAGACCGCTTACGCCGCACGCTTCAACGAACAGTGA